One genomic segment of Catalinimonas alkaloidigena includes these proteins:
- a CDS encoding winged helix-turn-helix domain-containing protein, with translation MLNQLQRATLQCQGLTTRYPFGKGKQAVLSALERLGYIQIDTLSVVERAHHHTLWTRIPGYQTEYLAQLVEERKAFEYWFHAASYLPMKDYRYALPQMLQVRRGEAPYYRNADPKVLDDVMDKIRIDGPQKARDFTSFSKKPGSWWNWKPTKIALEQLFMQGDLMVCGREGMEKIYDLTERVLPKTTNTTEPSAWEFAEYLVNTYLRAYGVTTVKQITHLRKGNALRKNTELVLQSMLEEKTVQEIHLDGMPTMYALSELLENSIKKPSSGIRLLSPFDNALIHRERLALLFNYDFRLECYVPKAKRQYGYFCLPILFGDEFIGRIDCKAHRKDNQFELIHLHIEKKQDAIALWLKPLMKAVQQFAIFNGCPSIKISQVSPAKLSEMVKRSFEE, from the coding sequence ATGCTAAATCAACTTCAGCGCGCCACACTACAATGTCAGGGATTAACGACAAGGTATCCGTTTGGAAAGGGTAAGCAGGCAGTGCTCTCTGCCCTGGAGCGTCTTGGCTATATCCAAATTGATACGCTCTCAGTCGTTGAACGCGCCCATCACCATACCCTATGGACAAGGATACCAGGCTACCAGACTGAGTACTTAGCGCAGTTGGTAGAAGAGCGTAAGGCATTTGAATATTGGTTTCACGCCGCTTCTTACTTACCCATGAAGGATTACCGCTACGCCTTACCACAAATGCTTCAGGTCAGACGAGGAGAAGCTCCTTATTATAGAAATGCTGATCCCAAAGTGCTGGATGATGTAATGGATAAAATTCGTATTGATGGTCCACAGAAAGCGAGAGATTTCACATCTTTTTCTAAAAAACCGGGAAGTTGGTGGAACTGGAAGCCTACAAAAATTGCCTTGGAACAACTTTTTATGCAGGGAGATTTAATGGTATGCGGACGTGAGGGTATGGAAAAAATCTATGACCTGACAGAAAGAGTATTACCCAAAACTACCAATACCACTGAGCCCAGTGCCTGGGAGTTTGCCGAATATCTGGTCAACACGTATTTGCGGGCTTATGGAGTTACCACAGTTAAACAAATCACCCATCTGAGAAAGGGTAATGCTCTGCGAAAAAATACGGAACTCGTGCTGCAAAGCATGCTGGAAGAAAAAACAGTGCAAGAGATACATTTGGATGGCATGCCGACTATGTATGCACTCAGCGAGCTACTTGAAAACTCAATCAAAAAGCCGTCTTCCGGCATCAGACTATTATCTCCTTTTGATAATGCATTGATTCACCGTGAGCGTCTGGCGCTGCTTTTTAATTATGATTTTCGTCTTGAGTGTTATGTTCCGAAAGCAAAAAGGCAGTACGGCTATTTTTGTTTGCCCATATTATTTGGCGACGAATTTATAGGGCGTATAGATTGCAAAGCACACCGTAAAGACAATCAATTTGAGCTTATTCATCTGCACATAGAAAAGAAACAGGATGCCATAGCCTTGTGGTTGAAACCATTGATGAAAGCCGTACAGCAGTTCGCGATTTTTAATGGTTGTCCATCCATCAAAATTTCTCAGGTAAGCCCTGCCAAATTATCAGAGATGGTAAAACGCTCTTTTGAAGAATAA
- a CDS encoding FAD-dependent oxidoreductase, whose translation MKTLQCTLLLLLFTGLLFTHKAVAQQSADKATVFVETESFSEKGGWKVDQQAFDVMGSSYLLAHGMGRPVQNASTEVEFPEKGKYYIWVRTKDWAPYPKGPGKFKILINDQPLEQVFGSSGSEGWQWYHGGTTEIKDTQVKLALEDMSGFDGRCDALLFTKDKNFRAPQENDALLAYRKKMLGLSDKPKVGGHYDLVVVGGGMAGTCAAISGARMGLNVALIQNRPVLGGNNSSEIRVHLMGDVDKNYYSKLGRIVRELDNGDPGNGNPDGDRYGDKRKLSVVSAEENISLFLNTHVDQVETKDNKIIAVIGRNIETNQEYRFSGELFSDCTGDGTVGFLAGADYRVGRESQEETGESLAPKKSDDFTLGTSNLWASVETDSATTFPETPWAIQFSDEYHIDEHKADWQWETGFGNFNTIKEAEEIRDHNLRAIYGNWSYLKNEKKEKYKNYELAWVAYIGGKRESRRLLGDHILTQMDIQEGKMYPDATVTATWTIDLHFPDEENSQYFPGEEFFAATKHIRVKPYTIPYRCLYSRNIENLFMAGRDISTTHVAFGSTRVMRTCGMMGEAVGYAAYVARKHNTNPRGVYQQHLDEFIGILESPSMDLQSKPINQELKRRKKIKAVTA comes from the coding sequence ATGAAAACATTACAATGCACACTATTGCTACTTTTATTTACCGGACTACTCTTCACCCATAAAGCTGTGGCACAGCAGAGTGCCGACAAAGCCACGGTTTTTGTGGAAACAGAATCTTTCAGCGAGAAAGGAGGCTGGAAAGTCGATCAGCAAGCCTTTGATGTCATGGGTTCTTCTTATCTGCTTGCCCACGGCATGGGAAGACCAGTGCAAAACGCCTCTACAGAAGTGGAGTTTCCTGAAAAAGGAAAATACTATATCTGGGTAAGAACCAAAGACTGGGCACCCTATCCAAAAGGTCCTGGTAAGTTTAAAATTTTAATCAATGACCAGCCTTTGGAACAGGTGTTTGGTTCCAGCGGCTCTGAAGGTTGGCAATGGTACCATGGCGGGACTACCGAAATCAAGGATACGCAGGTGAAGCTTGCGCTGGAAGACATGAGCGGTTTTGACGGCAGGTGTGATGCCCTGCTTTTTACCAAAGACAAAAACTTTAGGGCCCCCCAGGAAAATGATGCTTTGCTGGCTTATAGAAAAAAGATGCTGGGCCTTAGCGACAAGCCCAAAGTCGGAGGACATTATGATTTGGTAGTGGTAGGAGGCGGAATGGCGGGCACCTGTGCGGCCATTTCGGGAGCCAGAATGGGATTGAACGTTGCATTGATACAGAACCGTCCCGTACTGGGAGGAAACAATAGCTCCGAAATCAGGGTACACCTAATGGGTGATGTGGATAAAAACTACTACTCCAAGCTGGGCAGAATAGTGCGTGAACTGGATAACGGTGATCCGGGTAATGGCAATCCGGATGGAGACCGCTACGGCGATAAAAGAAAGTTATCGGTCGTAAGTGCAGAAGAAAATATATCGCTCTTTCTCAACACTCACGTAGATCAGGTAGAAACCAAAGACAACAAAATCATAGCTGTTATCGGCAGAAATATTGAAACTAACCAGGAGTACCGTTTCAGCGGAGAACTGTTTTCTGATTGTACCGGCGATGGAACAGTAGGCTTTCTGGCCGGCGCGGATTATAGGGTAGGTAGGGAAAGTCAGGAAGAAACCGGTGAGTCATTAGCCCCCAAAAAATCTGACGACTTTACGCTGGGTACTTCTAACCTCTGGGCATCGGTGGAAACAGATTCCGCTACCACTTTTCCTGAGACTCCCTGGGCTATACAGTTTTCAGACGAATACCACATTGATGAGCATAAAGCCGACTGGCAGTGGGAAACGGGTTTTGGCAATTTCAATACCATCAAAGAAGCAGAAGAGATCAGAGATCATAACCTGAGAGCCATTTATGGTAATTGGTCGTATCTTAAAAATGAGAAAAAAGAAAAATATAAAAACTACGAATTAGCCTGGGTAGCATATATAGGCGGTAAAAGAGAATCCAGAAGGTTGCTGGGGGATCATATCCTCACCCAGATGGACATACAGGAAGGCAAGATGTATCCTGACGCTACCGTTACTGCTACCTGGACCATTGACCTGCATTTTCCGGATGAGGAAAATTCGCAATACTTTCCCGGAGAAGAGTTTTTTGCGGCTACCAAGCATATCAGGGTAAAGCCCTATACCATTCCTTACCGCTGTCTGTATTCACGCAACATTGAAAACCTGTTTATGGCCGGACGTGACATCAGCACAACCCATGTAGCTTTTGGAAGTACCCGCGTGATGCGTACCTGCGGTATGATGGGTGAGGCAGTAGGTTATGCGGCTTATGTAGCCCGAAAACACAATACCAATCCCCGGGGCGTATATCAGCAACATCTGGATGAATTCATAGGAATACTGGAAAGTCCTTCTATGGATCTACAGTCAAAACCTATCAATCAGGAACTAAAAAGAAGAAAAAAAATTAAAGCAGTCACCGCTTAG
- a CDS encoding YqjF family protein: MSFLSAEWRKLALANYIVDKKLLSQYVPAGTELDFWEGRCYVSLIGFMFQNTRLLGIKVPFHVNFEEVNLRFYVKRLEHGEWKRGVVFIKEIVPKWALAFVANSLYKENYESLPMKHVWATESNQRIIEYTWKRLTKWNKFQVQASIAHHEMESGSEAEFITEHYWGYAKVNDHKTNEYEVTHPRWKTYQVIDYQIDVDFEANYGPAFGFLKHEKPVSVMLAEGSEITVEKKKAVSI; encoded by the coding sequence ATGAGCTTTTTGAGCGCAGAGTGGAGAAAACTCGCACTGGCAAATTATATCGTTGATAAAAAACTACTTTCTCAATATGTGCCTGCCGGAACGGAATTAGATTTCTGGGAAGGAAGATGCTATGTCAGTCTGATCGGTTTTATGTTTCAAAACACCAGGCTTTTAGGCATTAAAGTCCCATTTCATGTCAACTTTGAAGAAGTGAATTTGCGTTTTTACGTGAAAAGGCTTGAGCATGGAGAATGGAAAAGAGGTGTGGTTTTTATCAAAGAGATTGTACCCAAATGGGCTTTGGCCTTCGTAGCTAATTCTTTGTATAAGGAGAATTATGAAAGCCTACCCATGAAACATGTATGGGCAACAGAAAGTAATCAACGAATTATTGAATATACATGGAAAAGGCTTACTAAGTGGAATAAATTCCAGGTTCAGGCCAGCATTGCCCATCATGAGATGGAGTCAGGCAGTGAAGCGGAGTTTATCACTGAGCACTATTGGGGATACGCTAAAGTGAACGATCATAAAACGAATGAGTATGAAGTCACACATCCGAGATGGAAAACTTATCAGGTGATTGACTATCAAATAGATGTTGACTTTGAAGCCAACTATGGTCCTGCATTTGGTTTTTTAAAGCATGAAAAGCCGGTATCAGTCATGCTGGCCGAGGGCTCTGAGATTACCGTAGAAAAGAAGAAAGCAGTAAGTATTTGA
- a CDS encoding sulfatase translates to MSDDHAYQAISAYSDELIHTPNIDRLADEGMLFTNASVTNSICAPSRATILTGKHTHINGKIDNVMPFDTTQTTFPQLFQKAGYETAMYGKLHFGNNPKGVDDFMILPGQGSYINPRFITSEGDTTITGYVTDIITDLTIDWLDQKRDKEKPFLMMYLHKAPHRAWWPSPEKFKEFSAKTFPEPETLYDDYQNRGTAAKEAAMTISDEMLLSYDNKVLPRAISTAVVKDDPRNVKYFEGSEYPRINEEQSMLYQPILDSIADSFEANWPNMTDKEKTSWKYQRYMQDYLACISSVDDNVGRVLDYLDESGLAENTLVVYTSDQGFYLGEHGWFDKRFIYDESFKTPLLIRWPNEIDAGTTTDEMVQNLDFAQTLLEAAQIAAPDDMQGESLIPLLKGDTDSWTRDAVYYHYYEYPGAHMVKRHYGIVTKDYKLAHFYHDVDEWELYDRKNDPQEMRNVYNDPVYSEVLARLHKKLNELRTKYKDSEELDNRYIELYNK, encoded by the coding sequence ATGTCTGACGACCACGCCTACCAGGCCATCAGTGCCTATTCGGATGAGTTAATCCATACGCCCAACATAGACCGTTTGGCTGATGAAGGCATGCTATTTACCAATGCCTCGGTGACCAATTCCATCTGTGCACCTTCCCGGGCGACTATCCTGACCGGGAAGCATACCCATATCAACGGTAAGATTGACAATGTCATGCCCTTTGATACCACGCAGACTACCTTCCCTCAGCTGTTTCAAAAGGCAGGATATGAAACCGCCATGTACGGCAAGCTGCACTTTGGCAATAACCCCAAAGGGGTAGATGATTTCATGATTTTACCGGGACAGGGCAGCTATATCAACCCTCGCTTTATCACATCCGAAGGAGACACCACCATCACCGGATACGTAACCGATATCATCACTGACCTGACCATTGACTGGCTGGATCAAAAAAGAGACAAAGAAAAACCTTTTCTGATGATGTACCTCCACAAAGCACCCCACCGTGCCTGGTGGCCCAGCCCTGAAAAATTTAAGGAGTTTTCTGCCAAAACATTTCCTGAACCTGAAACGCTGTATGACGACTACCAGAACAGAGGAACAGCAGCCAAAGAAGCTGCAATGACCATCTCGGATGAAATGCTGCTAAGCTACGATAATAAGGTGCTTCCCCGAGCCATTTCAACTGCAGTTGTAAAGGATGATCCACGAAATGTAAAATACTTTGAAGGCAGTGAGTATCCTCGTATCAACGAAGAACAAAGCATGCTGTACCAACCCATCCTGGATTCTATCGCTGATTCCTTTGAGGCTAACTGGCCCAACATGACTGATAAAGAAAAAACGAGCTGGAAATACCAGCGTTACATGCAGGATTATCTGGCCTGTATTTCTTCGGTAGATGATAATGTAGGCCGTGTACTGGACTACCTGGATGAAAGCGGGCTGGCTGAAAATACCCTCGTTGTTTATACTTCTGACCAGGGATTTTATCTGGGCGAGCACGGATGGTTTGACAAAAGGTTTATCTACGACGAGTCTTTCAAAACGCCGCTGTTGATTCGCTGGCCCAACGAAATAGACGCAGGTACAACCACCGATGAGATGGTACAGAACCTGGATTTTGCTCAGACTTTATTAGAAGCGGCTCAGATTGCTGCCCCTGACGACATGCAGGGAGAAAGCCTGATACCCCTGCTGAAGGGTGATACGGACAGCTGGACCCGCGATGCGGTCTATTATCACTATTATGAGTATCCCGGAGCACATATGGTGAAGCGACACTATGGCATCGTAACCAAAGATTATAAACTGGCACACTTCTACCACGATGTTGATGAGTGGGAGCTTTACGACCGAAAAAATGATCCGCAGGAGATGAGGAATGTCTATAATGATCCGGTTTATTCTGAAGTGCTGGCCCGCCTTCATAAGAAGCTCAATGAGCTGAGAACCAAGTACAAGGATTCAGAAGAACTGGACAACAGATACATAGAACTGTATAATAAGTGA
- a CDS encoding family 78 glycoside hydrolase catalytic domain, which produces MKYILILLLLPGLFACNSNEKDVNQLIFYKNQPANWITDGRELPDSDSLFYLNNPAPVFRKAFSINKQIEAATLYITAAGYYQASLNGARIGKNVLDPAWTDFSKRIYFSEYDVTSLIGDGENCMGVLLGNGFYNPLPMRKWGRRNPRVDLHVGKPAFIAKLLINYADGSFDELISDTSWKYNYGPLIKNSVYLGVAYDAREEIDDWNKPDFDASAWQPALVDEGPGGKLQPAFFPPVQVTQEISPVAIYTPEPGVWMVDMGVNFTGTYKIKLAGDYGDTISFRFGERIYEDSTLNPMTTVIGQIKKKGIGGPGAPDVAWQTDSYVISDDTTNWFQPDFTYHVYRYMEIRGLSEKPDISDVTGLALNSTVAGQNHFSSSSALLNQIQEATERTFLSNLVSVQSDCAAREKFGYGGDLNATSESFIYNYDMQSFYRKTIYDWVDAMNDSTFVDTAPYAGVQYCGISWESAFLTTQYYLYLYYNDTDIVRELYALDKQWMDKVARIHPDGLVEEGLSDHESLKPVPVELTGTTHYLQCARIMQEFATLMGDQESEQQYRQLAGKLETLVRKKFWDQPVTGDINRQTLFSTLLYHDIVPEEEIEAARDSLLNAVNKATSGHFITGIFGTKYVLETLSEYVSADRVFEIVNSTEYPGWGHMIDNGATTIWETWKESDNVYSNNHPMFGSVTEWYYRWLAGIRPDDDYPGFETFTLAPSMPGGLDSVDCTYHSPYGAIVSRWEKLAADTYRYTFAVPDGSSANVQLPLGPNQKISLTSSQDELDPGTIEGLETGSFRLQGGEYTFTILPVSG; this is translated from the coding sequence ATGAAATATATTCTAATCCTTCTTCTTCTGCCAGGGCTGTTTGCCTGCAATAGCAATGAAAAAGACGTAAATCAGCTTATATTTTACAAAAACCAGCCAGCCAACTGGATTACTGATGGTAGGGAGTTACCAGACAGTGATTCTCTATTTTATCTTAACAATCCAGCACCAGTTTTTAGAAAAGCATTCAGCATAAATAAGCAGATCGAGGCTGCGACACTCTATATCACTGCAGCTGGCTACTATCAGGCTTCGCTCAACGGTGCACGCATAGGCAAAAATGTACTTGACCCTGCCTGGACGGATTTCAGTAAGAGAATCTATTTTTCCGAATACGATGTGACTTCCCTCATTGGTGACGGAGAGAATTGCATGGGCGTATTGCTGGGCAACGGCTTTTACAATCCTCTGCCCATGAGAAAATGGGGGCGAAGGAACCCCCGGGTAGATCTCCATGTGGGTAAGCCTGCTTTCATCGCCAAACTCCTCATCAACTATGCAGACGGATCTTTTGATGAGCTTATTTCGGACACTTCCTGGAAGTACAATTATGGGCCGCTCATCAAAAATAGTGTATACCTGGGCGTAGCTTATGATGCCCGAGAGGAAATTGATGACTGGAACAAACCTGATTTTGATGCCAGTGCCTGGCAGCCTGCCCTGGTTGATGAAGGTCCCGGAGGTAAACTGCAGCCAGCCTTTTTTCCTCCCGTTCAGGTTACGCAAGAAATATCACCTGTAGCTATTTACACTCCTGAGCCTGGGGTATGGATGGTAGATATGGGCGTAAACTTTACCGGAACGTATAAAATAAAACTGGCCGGCGACTACGGGGATACCATTTCCTTCCGTTTTGGTGAGCGTATTTACGAGGATAGTACACTAAATCCCATGACCACTGTCATCGGGCAGATCAAGAAAAAAGGTATCGGAGGACCCGGTGCCCCCGATGTGGCCTGGCAGACCGATAGTTATGTGATCAGTGATGATACCACCAACTGGTTTCAGCCTGACTTCACCTATCATGTGTACCGCTATATGGAGATCAGGGGGCTGAGTGAAAAACCGGACATTTCAGATGTTACTGGCCTGGCGCTGAACTCTACTGTTGCCGGTCAGAATCATTTTTCCAGCTCTTCAGCCTTGCTCAATCAAATTCAGGAAGCCACAGAACGTACCTTTCTTTCTAACCTGGTAAGCGTGCAGTCTGACTGTGCCGCCCGGGAAAAATTCGGTTACGGGGGTGATCTCAACGCCACCAGTGAGTCGTTTATTTACAACTACGACATGCAGTCATTCTACCGCAAAACCATATACGACTGGGTAGACGCGATGAATGACTCTACCTTTGTGGATACAGCCCCTTATGCCGGAGTACAATACTGTGGTATCAGCTGGGAATCAGCATTCCTGACTACCCAGTATTACCTCTACCTCTACTACAATGATACTGATATTGTCAGGGAGCTTTATGCCTTGGATAAGCAATGGATGGATAAAGTCGCCCGGATTCATCCGGATGGTCTGGTGGAAGAGGGCCTCAGCGATCATGAGTCTCTGAAGCCCGTACCGGTGGAACTGACCGGAACCACCCATTACCTGCAGTGCGCCCGTATCATGCAGGAGTTTGCTACCCTCATGGGAGACCAGGAAAGTGAGCAGCAATACCGGCAACTGGCCGGTAAACTGGAAACACTGGTCAGAAAAAAATTCTGGGACCAGCCGGTAACAGGAGACATCAACCGCCAAACTCTGTTTTCTACCCTGCTGTACCATGATATCGTTCCCGAAGAAGAAATTGAGGCAGCCCGGGACTCTTTGCTAAACGCAGTCAATAAGGCGACTTCCGGACACTTTATCACCGGTATCTTCGGGACCAAATATGTGCTGGAGACCCTTTCCGAATACGTCTCCGCTGACAGGGTTTTTGAGATTGTCAACAGCACTGAGTATCCGGGCTGGGGCCATATGATTGATAATGGCGCTACCACCATCTGGGAAACCTGGAAAGAGAGCGACAATGTGTACTCCAATAACCACCCTATGTTTGGCTCAGTAACCGAATGGTACTACCGCTGGCTGGCTGGCATTCGTCCGGATGATGACTACCCGGGTTTTGAGACATTTACGCTGGCCCCCTCTATGCCCGGGGGGCTTGATTCGGTGGACTGCACCTATCATTCTCCTTATGGGGCTATCGTCTCCAGGTGGGAAAAACTGGCAGCCGACACTTACAGATATACCTTCGCTGTGCCTGACGGTAGTTCAGCAAATGTGCAGCTACCCCTTGGGCCAAACCAAAAGATATCGCTCACCAGCAGTCAGGATGAGCTTGATCCCGGTACCATTGAAGGCCTGGAAACTGGAAGCTTTAGATTGCAGGGAGGTGAATATACTTTTACTATATTGCCAGTGAGTGGATAA